A region of Veillonellaceae bacterium DNA encodes the following proteins:
- the pknB gene encoding Stk1 family PASTA domain-containing Ser/Thr kinase codes for MTGKILDSRYEIIKKIGSGGMADVYMAKDILLDRIVAVKILHSNFAEDNDFIVRFRHEAQSAGKLTHPNIVGIYDVGCDGDIHYIVMEYVEGETLKQYIQSHPNIPIDTAVRIAISIGNALEEAHANGIIHCDIKPHNILLTTNGKVKVTDFGIARAINSSTVIDKQSILGSVHYLSPEQAAGDKITAKTDIYSLGIVLYEMLTHHLPFEGETAVSIALQHMQGDIPRPTKYNPAISPMLEECLLTALQRDPDKRYDSVSDFISELKIAQGFTTSIYNKPASHDFTALTRPLPTKQKPIVLEKDGKVATFIANLPQKYIWIAMVALFAICFAWAFFTFGNFWSAENISVPNVVGKPVEVAETSLKKLNLKVSVDEIASDDVPSGQVISQTPPAGTNVKAQRIIHLTVSKGGSTMLIPDLKGLTLEQAKERLDKMGLSLGAVENGNDPDKPSDVIISQSPDSGAKATKGTRINIVINMRQKVSVPNLTGMSLSDARNSLLSMKLSVGTITSSDGTAADDPNAVVVSQDPAGGEQTNSNVVNLTIGSKSKSQKKNGTVNITIPKEGNARQVEIYVTDDTGKHTVYNAKVNAGSTINKDVSGVGNVRVQVVIDGSVVQDREL; via the coding sequence ATGACCGGAAAAATTCTAGATAGCAGATATGAAATTATAAAGAAAATCGGCTCTGGCGGCATGGCTGATGTTTATATGGCCAAAGATATCCTTTTGGATCGCATCGTAGCCGTTAAGATTCTGCATAGCAATTTTGCTGAGGATAATGATTTCATTGTAAGATTCAGACATGAGGCGCAATCCGCAGGAAAATTAACACATCCAAACATTGTAGGAATTTATGATGTCGGCTGTGATGGCGATATTCACTATATCGTTATGGAATATGTCGAAGGGGAGACACTGAAGCAATATATCCAGTCACACCCTAATATTCCCATTGATACAGCTGTCAGAATTGCTATCAGTATCGGCAATGCACTGGAAGAAGCACATGCGAATGGCATTATTCACTGTGATATCAAGCCGCATAATATACTGCTGACCACCAATGGAAAGGTCAAAGTAACTGATTTCGGCATTGCAAGAGCAATCAACTCATCTACTGTTATAGATAAACAGTCCATCCTGGGTTCCGTTCATTACCTGTCGCCTGAACAGGCTGCCGGTGATAAGATAACGGCTAAGACAGATATTTACTCTTTGGGTATTGTTCTTTATGAGATGCTGACTCATCATCTGCCGTTTGAAGGTGAGACAGCGGTAAGTATTGCTCTTCAGCATATGCAGGGCGATATTCCCAGGCCGACAAAATATAATCCGGCCATTTCGCCAATGCTGGAAGAATGCCTTCTTACAGCCCTTCAGCGGGATCCAGATAAAAGATATGATTCCGTCTCTGATTTCATTTCAGAATTGAAAATCGCACAGGGATTTACGACTTCAATCTATAATAAGCCGGCGTCTCATGATTTTACTGCGCTGACTCGTCCTCTTCCTACAAAACAAAAACCCATCGTACTGGAAAAGGACGGGAAAGTGGCTACTTTTATTGCCAATCTCCCGCAGAAGTACATCTGGATTGCGATGGTAGCTTTATTTGCGATCTGTTTTGCCTGGGCTTTCTTTACTTTCGGAAACTTCTGGAGTGCTGAAAACATTTCCGTTCCGAACGTAGTGGGAAAACCGGTAGAGGTCGCTGAAACATCTCTGAAAAAGCTGAACCTGAAGGTTTCTGTAGATGAAATCGCCAGTGATGATGTACCTTCCGGTCAGGTTATTTCACAGACGCCTCCGGCCGGTACCAATGTGAAAGCACAGAGGATCATTCATCTGACCGTAAGCAAGGGCGGTTCGACCATGCTTATTCCAGACCTGAAGGGTCTGACTTTGGAGCAGGCAAAAGAACGTCTGGATAAGATGGGATTGTCCTTGGGAGCAGTTGAAAATGGAAATGATCCGGACAAGCCTTCCGATGTTATTATTTCCCAGAGCCCGGATTCCGGCGCAAAGGCAACGAAGGGGACGCGGATCAATATAGTTATCAACATGCGTCAAAAGGTAAGTGTTCCGAATTTGACTGGAATGTCGTTATCTGATGCACGTAATTCCCTGCTTTCCATGAAACTTTCCGTAGGTACAATAACCTCTTCTGACGGTACAGCAGCTGATGATCCCAATGCAGTTGTAGTTTCGCAGGATCCGGCCGGTGGGGAACAGACGAATTCCAATGTTGTAAATCTTACGATTGGATCAAAATCCAAGAGCCAGAAGAAAAACGGGACAGTCAATATTACAATTCCAAAAGAAGGCAATGCACGTCAGGTAGAAATCTATGTAACTGATGATACCGGAAAGCATACGGTCTATAATGCGAAGGTTAATGCTGGAAGCACAATCAATAAGGATGTCTCTGGTGTAGGCAATGTCAGGGTCCAGGTTGTTATTGATGGTTCTGTCGTTCAGGACAGGGAGCTTTAG
- a CDS encoding Stp1/IreP family PP2C-type Ser/Thr phosphatase — translation MILTLGDSRTGLVRKVNEDAINLDVENVYILADGMGGYEGGQIASTLAVESAGNFLERLDPAELSESSLKESILLANQAILDRKQDDDQFLSMGTTMIAASVIGDTLNWAHVGDSRLYVWHDNILKQITTDHSFVMELVNEGKISREDMRFHPRKNEITRAVGIEKSLTVDTGHFKLDNDSLVLLCSDGLTGMIDDNVIRSVIADNPRRTQDDLKKLDKDLMEKAYDAGAKDNVSLILVQFTETLE, via the coding sequence ATGATACTTACATTGGGTGATTCAAGAACCGGATTAGTCCGAAAAGTTAATGAAGACGCGATCAATCTGGATGTAGAAAATGTTTATATATTGGCAGATGGTATGGGCGGCTATGAAGGCGGCCAGATTGCCAGCACACTTGCTGTCGAGAGTGCTGGTAATTTTTTGGAGCGCCTTGACCCTGCTGAACTCTCTGAATCCAGCTTAAAGGAATCTATACTGCTGGCTAACCAGGCCATATTGGACCGGAAGCAGGATGACGATCAGTTTCTTTCTATGGGTACAACAATGATAGCTGCTTCAGTGATCGGAGATACCTTGAATTGGGCTCATGTAGGAGACAGCCGTTTATATGTTTGGCACGATAATATACTGAAACAAATCACTACGGATCATTCATTTGTTATGGAACTTGTCAATGAAGGAAAAATATCCAGGGAAGATATGCGTTTTCATCCCCGGAAAAACGAAATTACCAGGGCAGTCGGAATTGAAAAATCTTTGACTGTGGATACCGGGCATTTTAAGTTGGATAATGATTCTTTGGTTCTGCTTTGCTCAGATGGTTTGACGGGTATGATTGATGATAACGTCATCAGGTCTGTTATTGCTGATAATCCAAGAAGAACACAGGATGACTTAAAAAAGTTAGACAAGGATTTAATGGAAAAAGCTTATGATGCAGGAGCAAAAGACAATGTGTCTCTTATTCTGGTTCAGTTTACAGAAACATTGGAGTAA
- the rlmN gene encoding 23S rRNA (adenine(2503)-C(2))-methyltransferase RlmN yields the protein MSWNIWGHTLAETEDWIVRNGFPRFRAKQIQDYLYHRYVYDFDEMKQLPGAMREWLKENTVISKPQIINQLQSDDKNTTKLLLKLSDGSLVETVCMHHDYGNSICVSTQVGCAMGCIFCASTFDGMKRNLDASEILAQVFAFKQHFDIPVHSIVLMGAGEPLTNYENVLRFIRLCNDPDILNISLRNITLSTCGIVPQIYRLAEEGLPITLAISLHAPNDMIRNQIMPISNSYKIEDVINAARYFYNKTGRRVTFEYILIKDVNASADNANELCRLIGNLNCHINLIPVNGTEHIQLYPPEADEVKKFQMILEKHGRTTTVRKQMGDKIQAACGQLKRRYLKN from the coding sequence ATGAGTTGGAATATTTGGGGCCATACTCTTGCTGAAACAGAAGATTGGATTGTCAGAAATGGTTTTCCCAGATTCAGGGCCAAGCAGATTCAGGATTATTTATACCACAGATATGTATATGATTTTGATGAGATGAAACAATTGCCGGGTGCAATGAGAGAATGGCTCAAGGAAAATACAGTAATCAGCAAACCGCAGATTATCAATCAGTTGCAGTCGGATGATAAAAACACGACTAAACTCCTGCTCAAGCTTTCTGACGGCTCCCTGGTTGAAACCGTCTGCATGCATCATGATTATGGCAATTCCATTTGTGTTTCTACGCAGGTAGGATGTGCGATGGGATGCATCTTCTGTGCTTCCACCTTTGATGGAATGAAGCGTAACCTTGATGCTTCAGAAATACTGGCGCAGGTGTTTGCTTTCAAGCAGCATTTTGATATTCCTGTACATTCCATCGTATTGATGGGAGCAGGCGAACCTCTGACAAACTATGAAAATGTGCTGCGGTTCATCAGACTCTGCAATGATCCCGACATCTTGAACATCAGTCTTAGAAATATCACTCTCTCAACCTGTGGTATCGTTCCACAGATCTATCGTCTGGCGGAAGAAGGATTGCCGATCACTTTGGCAATTTCGTTGCATGCGCCGAATGATATGATAAGAAATCAAATCATGCCTATCAGCAACTCTTATAAAATTGAGGATGTAATTAACGCCGCCAGATACTTCTATAACAAAACGGGCCGCCGGGTTACATTCGAATACATACTTATAAAAGATGTGAACGCTTCTGCGGATAACGCAAATGAATTATGCAGACTTATAGGAAATCTGAACTGTCACATTAATTTAATTCCTGTTAATGGCACTGAACATATTCAGTTATATCCGCCGGAAGCTGATGAAGTGAAAAAGTTCCAAATGATTTTGGAAAAGCATGGCAGGACGACAACAGTCAGGAAACAGATGGGTGATAAGATTCAGGCAGCCTGCGGCCAGCTGAAGAGAAGATATCTGAAGAACTGA
- the rsmB gene encoding 16S rRNA (cytosine(967)-C(5))-methyltransferase RsmB produces the protein MNHLNTNAQAPSARVLAYQALYDILEKGAYSNLRLQTALKKNHLKGPEAHLLTELVYGTLRKYNYLVWIISRLSSHPVKKIHPAVRILLCIGLYQLIYLSRIPESAAVNETVKIAKKITHPGNVRFINGVLRNFLRKKEQFELPKRESNPLLYDELFYNMPGWLVQKWQEELGPEKTDLILKAFNEVPDTSIRVNTLRTDTQSVLKLLSEKGVEAQQSDIYSPAIILKHGADQFFAEILNKGYASVQSVSSMIPPVVLSPEPGERVLDMCAAPGSKTTEMAELMNNEGHIDAWDLYDHRVQLIKESAHKLGIKIIHAEVQDSTVLNDSCNEEYDKVLLDAPCSGLGVLGHKLEIRWNRKEADIEEFPILQKKLISIAAHYVKYGGVLVYSTCTLNKQENESVVKWFIDNFTDFELEGFQLPNGKEYENGMATLWPDECHSDGFFIAKMKRR, from the coding sequence ATGAATCATTTGAATACTAATGCTCAGGCTCCTTCTGCAAGGGTTCTGGCATATCAGGCGCTTTATGATATTTTGGAAAAAGGCGCTTATTCGAATCTAAGACTTCAGACGGCACTCAAAAAGAATCATTTGAAGGGGCCTGAGGCGCATTTATTGACAGAATTGGTTTACGGCACTCTTAGAAAATACAACTATCTTGTCTGGATTATCAGCCGTCTTAGCAGCCATCCTGTGAAAAAGATACATCCTGCAGTTCGGATCCTGTTATGTATCGGGCTCTATCAGCTGATATATTTATCCAGGATTCCGGAATCTGCCGCAGTCAATGAAACTGTTAAAATTGCAAAGAAGATCACACACCCCGGGAATGTCAGGTTCATCAATGGTGTGCTTAGAAATTTCCTCCGGAAGAAGGAACAGTTTGAACTGCCAAAACGGGAAAGCAATCCGCTTTTGTATGATGAACTCTTCTATAATATGCCTGGATGGCTGGTACAAAAATGGCAGGAAGAATTAGGACCTGAAAAAACAGATTTAATATTGAAGGCCTTTAACGAAGTACCTGATACTTCCATACGTGTTAATACTTTACGAACTGATACACAATCCGTTTTAAAGCTGTTATCTGAAAAAGGTGTCGAAGCCCAGCAGAGTGATATTTATTCGCCAGCCATCATCCTTAAACATGGGGCTGACCAGTTTTTTGCTGAAATCCTGAACAAGGGCTATGCATCTGTTCAATCTGTCTCATCAATGATTCCGCCAGTTGTATTGTCTCCTGAACCAGGAGAGCGGGTTCTTGATATGTGTGCCGCCCCGGGAAGCAAAACGACGGAAATGGCTGAATTAATGAACAATGAGGGCCATATTGATGCATGGGATTTATATGACCACCGGGTTCAGCTAATAAAAGAAAGTGCACATAAGTTAGGCATCAAAATTATTCACGCAGAAGTTCAGGATTCAACCGTCCTGAATGATTCCTGCAATGAAGAGTATGACAAAGTACTTTTGGATGCCCCGTGTTCCGGTCTGGGTGTACTTGGACATAAACTGGAAATTAGATGGAATAGGAAAGAGGCCGATATAGAGGAATTCCCCATCCTGCAGAAAAAGTTAATTTCTATTGCAGCTCATTATGTTAAGTATGGAGGGGTCTTGGTCTATAGTACCTGTACACTGAATAAACAGGAAAATGAATCTGTTGTTAAGTGGTTTATAGACAACTTTACGGATTTTGAATTAGAAGGTTTCCAATTGCCAAATGGAAAAGAATATGAAAACGGTATGGCAACGCTTTGGCCGGATGAATGTCATAGCGATGGATTCTTTATCGCTAAAATGAAAAGGAGATAA
- the fmt gene encoding methionyl-tRNA formyltransferase: protein MNNYKIVFMGTPDFGIPSLNELYKQGYAVEAVYTQPDRVNKRGNKVQFSAVKQFALEHDITIYQPNSLKDEKELDVLRALNPDLIIVIAYGKILPQAVLDIPKYGVINVHASLLPKYRGAAPVQRSIIDGEETTGVTIMQLDAGMDTGNIIAEKSVSITPHMTSEDLFDVLSHVGAKLLIDVLDDLPAKLAASVKQDESKATYAEKLTKEMGHINWNDSARTIDRLIRGMYPNPGTYTFFRGKRIKIHEAVLLESSSNDAPGKIFSLSDGMLHVKCSDGAIGLLMIQPENHKKMSASDFINGYKVTTDESFEY from the coding sequence ATGAATAATTATAAAATCGTATTTATGGGAACGCCGGATTTTGGAATACCATCATTAAATGAACTCTATAAACAGGGATATGCGGTTGAAGCTGTTTATACGCAGCCGGACCGGGTCAATAAAAGGGGAAATAAAGTACAGTTTTCTGCGGTAAAACAATTCGCATTGGAACATGATATTACTATTTATCAGCCTAACTCCCTGAAGGATGAAAAAGAGCTTGATGTGTTAAGGGCTCTGAATCCTGATCTGATTATTGTAATAGCTTACGGAAAGATTTTGCCGCAGGCTGTTCTTGATATTCCCAAGTATGGCGTGATTAATGTGCACGCATCGCTTCTTCCGAAGTATCGCGGCGCTGCACCTGTTCAGCGTTCGATCATTGATGGAGAAGAAACAACCGGAGTAACGATCATGCAATTGGACGCAGGAATGGATACTGGCAATATTATTGCGGAAAAAAGCGTATCCATTACTCCGCATATGACATCGGAAGATCTTTTTGACGTACTGAGCCATGTCGGGGCAAAGCTTCTGATCGATGTTTTGGATGATCTGCCGGCTAAACTGGCTGCTTCTGTAAAACAGGATGAAAGCAAAGCAACATATGCTGAAAAATTGACGAAGGAAATGGGACATATCAATTGGAATGATTCTGCCCGCACGATAGACAGGTTGATCAGGGGAATGTATCCAAATCCGGGTACATATACTTTCTTCAGGGGAAAGCGGATTAAAATTCACGAGGCTGTTCTGCTTGAATCAAGTTCTAATGATGCCCCAGGGAAGATCTTCTCTCTTTCCGACGGAATGCTTCATGTTAAATGCAGTGACGGTGCCATAGGGCTTCTCATGATCCAGCCCGAAAATCATAAAAAGATGAGCGCATCAGACTTTATTAACGGGTACAAGGTGACCACGGATGAATCATTTGAATACTAA
- the def gene encoding peptide deformylase, with protein sequence MSKIISAGNPILKNVAAPVEVFDKKLKFLVIDMKKTLYEANGVGLAAPQIAVSKRVFVADDGESGFEAYINPEWSPVGDEKNIDIEGCLSVPELFGEVERYSNVIVHYQDIHGKKKTKKASGLLARCIQHETDHLNGILFIEKALSLHKGPKTDE encoded by the coding sequence TTGAGTAAAATTATTAGTGCGGGAAATCCGATATTAAAGAATGTGGCAGCTCCTGTTGAAGTGTTTGATAAAAAATTGAAATTCCTGGTTATTGATATGAAAAAGACCTTGTATGAAGCTAACGGTGTGGGTCTTGCGGCTCCGCAGATTGCAGTGTCTAAAAGGGTGTTTGTTGCTGATGACGGTGAATCAGGCTTTGAAGCTTACATCAATCCTGAATGGAGCCCCGTCGGGGATGAGAAGAATATCGACATAGAAGGATGCTTATCCGTTCCTGAACTCTTTGGGGAAGTGGAACGCTACTCGAATGTCATCGTGCATTATCAGGATATACATGGCAAGAAAAAAACGAAAAAGGCATCCGGGTTATTAGCACGCTGCATCCAGCATGAAACCGATCATTTAAATGGCATCCTTTTCATTGAAAAGGCTCTTTCACTTCATAAAGGACCTAAGACAGATGAATAA